The following coding sequences are from one Mastomys coucha isolate ucsf_1 unplaced genomic scaffold, UCSF_Mcou_1 pScaffold9, whole genome shotgun sequence window:
- the LOC116084864 gene encoding granzyme F-like isoform X4, translating to MPPVLIFLAFLLLLGAGTDGLGEIIGGHEVKPHSRPYMAHVKFVKFNGNRSSCGGFLVRDYFVLTAAHCNGSSMTVTLGVHNIKAKEETQQIIPVEKAIPHPAFNSAAHTSDIMILKGDSGGPLVCNNKAYGVLAYGKNRTISSGVFTKVVYFLPWISRNMKLL from the exons ATGCCACCAGTCCTGATTTTCTTGGCCTTTCTTCTGCTGCTTGGAGCTGGTACAGATGGCTTGGGG GAGATCATCGGGGGCCATGAGGTCAAGCCTCACTCTCGCCCCTACATGGCACATGTGAAGTTTGTGAAATTTAATGGCAATAGAAGTTCCTGTGGAGGCTTCCTGGTTCGAGACTACTTTGTGCTAACAGCTGCTCATTGCAATGGAAG CTCAATGACAGTAACACTGGGGGTCCACAATATTAAGGCTAAGGAGGAGACTCAGCAGATCATCCCTGTGGAAAAAGCCATTCCCCACCCGGCTTTTAATAGTGCGGCCCACACCAGTGACATCATGATATTAAAG GGTGACTCTGGGGGACCCCTTGTGTGTAACAACAAAGCATATGGAGTTTTAGCCTATGGAAAAAATAGGACAATCTCTTCAGGAGTCTTCACCAAGGTTGTGTACTTCCTGCCGTGGATAAGCAGAAACATGAAGCTCCTCTAA
- the LOC116084864 gene encoding granzyme F-like isoform X3: MPPVLIFLAFLLLLGAEEIIGGHEVKPHSRPYMAHVKFVKFNGNRSSCGGFLVRDYFVLTAAHCNGSSLYSSMTVTLGVHNIKAKEETQQIIPVEKAIPHPAFNSAAHTSDIMILKLKSKAKRTKAVRPIKLPRNNARLKPGEVCSVAGWGKTSINATERSAILLEAQLIIQDDQKCKKSFHRYSKTTQICAGDPKKIQAPYKGDSGGPLVCNNKAYGVLAYGKNRTISSGVFTKVVYFLPWISRNMKLL, from the exons ATGCCACCAGTCCTGATTTTCTTGGCCTTTCTTCTGCTGCTTGGAGCTG AGGAGATCATCGGGGGCCATGAGGTCAAGCCTCACTCTCGCCCCTACATGGCACATGTGAAGTTTGTGAAATTTAATGGCAATAGAAGTTCCTGTGGAGGCTTCCTGGTTCGAGACTACTTTGTGCTAACAGCTGCTCATTGCAATGGAA GCTCTCTCTACAGCTCAATGACAGTAACACTGGGGGTCCACAATATTAAGGCTAAGGAGGAGACTCAGCAGATCATCCCTGTGGAAAAAGCCATTCCCCACCCGGCTTTTAATAGTGCGGCCCACACCAGTGACATCATGATATTAAAG CTGAAGAGTAAGGCCAAGAGAACTAAAGCTGTGAGGCCCATCAAGTTGCCCCGGAACAATGCCCGGTTGAAGCCAGGGGAGGTGTGCAGTGTGGCTGGCTGGGGGAAAACATCCATCAATGCCACTGAAAGATCTGCCATCCTACTAGAGGCCCAGCTAATCATCCAGGATGACCAGAAATGCAAAAAATCCTTCCATCGCTATTCCAAGACCACACAGATTTGTGCTGGAGACCCAAAGAAAATACAGGCTCCTTACAAG GGTGACTCTGGGGGACCCCTTGTGTGTAACAACAAAGCATATGGAGTTTTAGCCTATGGAAAAAATAGGACAATCTCTTCAGGAGTCTTCACCAAGGTTGTGTACTTCCTGCCGTGGATAAGCAGAAACATGAAGCTCCTCTAA
- the LOC116084864 gene encoding granzyme F-like isoform X1 → MPPVLIFLAFLLLLGAGTDGLGEIIGGHEVKPHSRPYMAHVKFVKFNGNRSSCGGFLVRDYFVLTAAHCNGSSMTVTLGVHNIKAKEETQQIIPVEKAIPHPAFNSAAHTSDIMILKLKSKAKRTKAVRPIKLPRNNARLKPGEVCSVAGWGKTSINATERSAILLEAQLIIQDDQKCKKSFHRYSKTTQICAGDPKKIQAPYKGDSGGPLVCNNKAYGVLAYGKNRTISSGVFTKVVYFLPWISRNMKLL, encoded by the exons ATGCCACCAGTCCTGATTTTCTTGGCCTTTCTTCTGCTGCTTGGAGCTGGTACAGATGGCTTGGGG GAGATCATCGGGGGCCATGAGGTCAAGCCTCACTCTCGCCCCTACATGGCACATGTGAAGTTTGTGAAATTTAATGGCAATAGAAGTTCCTGTGGAGGCTTCCTGGTTCGAGACTACTTTGTGCTAACAGCTGCTCATTGCAATGGAAG CTCAATGACAGTAACACTGGGGGTCCACAATATTAAGGCTAAGGAGGAGACTCAGCAGATCATCCCTGTGGAAAAAGCCATTCCCCACCCGGCTTTTAATAGTGCGGCCCACACCAGTGACATCATGATATTAAAG CTGAAGAGTAAGGCCAAGAGAACTAAAGCTGTGAGGCCCATCAAGTTGCCCCGGAACAATGCCCGGTTGAAGCCAGGGGAGGTGTGCAGTGTGGCTGGCTGGGGGAAAACATCCATCAATGCCACTGAAAGATCTGCCATCCTACTAGAGGCCCAGCTAATCATCCAGGATGACCAGAAATGCAAAAAATCCTTCCATCGCTATTCCAAGACCACACAGATTTGTGCTGGAGACCCAAAGAAAATACAGGCTCCTTACAAG GGTGACTCTGGGGGACCCCTTGTGTGTAACAACAAAGCATATGGAGTTTTAGCCTATGGAAAAAATAGGACAATCTCTTCAGGAGTCTTCACCAAGGTTGTGTACTTCCTGCCGTGGATAAGCAGAAACATGAAGCTCCTCTAA
- the LOC116084864 gene encoding granzyme F-like isoform X2 gives MPPVLIFLAFLLLLGAEEIIGGHEVKPHSRPYMAHVKFVKFNGNRSSCGGFLVRDYFVLTAAHCNGSSMTVTLGVHNIKAKEETQQIIPVEKAIPHPAFNSAAHTSDIMILKLKSKAKRTKAVRPIKLPRNNARLKPGEVCSVAGWGKTSINATERSAILLEAQLIIQDDQKCKKSFHRYSKTTQICAGDPKKIQAPYKGDSGGPLVCNNKAYGVLAYGKNRTISSGVFTKVVYFLPWISRNMKLL, from the exons ATGCCACCAGTCCTGATTTTCTTGGCCTTTCTTCTGCTGCTTGGAGCTG AGGAGATCATCGGGGGCCATGAGGTCAAGCCTCACTCTCGCCCCTACATGGCACATGTGAAGTTTGTGAAATTTAATGGCAATAGAAGTTCCTGTGGAGGCTTCCTGGTTCGAGACTACTTTGTGCTAACAGCTGCTCATTGCAATGGAAG CTCAATGACAGTAACACTGGGGGTCCACAATATTAAGGCTAAGGAGGAGACTCAGCAGATCATCCCTGTGGAAAAAGCCATTCCCCACCCGGCTTTTAATAGTGCGGCCCACACCAGTGACATCATGATATTAAAG CTGAAGAGTAAGGCCAAGAGAACTAAAGCTGTGAGGCCCATCAAGTTGCCCCGGAACAATGCCCGGTTGAAGCCAGGGGAGGTGTGCAGTGTGGCTGGCTGGGGGAAAACATCCATCAATGCCACTGAAAGATCTGCCATCCTACTAGAGGCCCAGCTAATCATCCAGGATGACCAGAAATGCAAAAAATCCTTCCATCGCTATTCCAAGACCACACAGATTTGTGCTGGAGACCCAAAGAAAATACAGGCTCCTTACAAG GGTGACTCTGGGGGACCCCTTGTGTGTAACAACAAAGCATATGGAGTTTTAGCCTATGGAAAAAATAGGACAATCTCTTCAGGAGTCTTCACCAAGGTTGTGTACTTCCTGCCGTGGATAAGCAGAAACATGAAGCTCCTCTAA